The segment CAGACTGCATCAAGACAGTATTTCCTTCTAATCTCAAACTGGATAGTTGCTGCCTCTTGAGTTACCAACTTTTTTATTGTAAGCTTCTGAAGTAGGTCTGATATGGATTGGTTTGTTCTAACATAGGCCTATGACAAATCCAATTCctgatttctgaaaattatactgatctaatttctttttagcCATTACAAGAAAATCCAAGATTAGGAGGTGTgtgttttttgtatttttgactGTGTCTTGGAAGTGAAGTTGTGTAAGTCTCAGTGGTTTTTACCTCAGCTGCCCTATACTGAGCACCAGTTTGTATTTAATGAAATCTCCTGGTTAAATGCAAACACTGTTTGGAAACCTATTTGTGCTCTTTCCAATCCCCCTCAGGCTTGCTCTCATCCGGGATCAAGTGGTGTTTGCTGTTCGGCAGGAGTACGTGCTTCTTGGAGAtcagctcctggtcctgcagccTGGAGACGAGGTTGCCATCATCCCACCAATTAGTGGAGGCTGAACCTGCCCAGGTTCTGTTAGGTAGGTATCACTTACTGTCTAGTCTCCTGGGGAGTGTAATCCTGTGCTAAAATACCTCGTGAATTCTGTGTGACATTACAAGAACCTTTTCTTGTTTAGGTCTGAAGATGTGATTGCAATTCTCTCCCTCCACCCCAGTACTCTTTTGAGAAAACCCAACCTGTGTTTCCATCTGGTGAGTGCAGTTGTGCTGAGAAGAAACTATAGGCCAGTGCGCCAGTAAATGATTAACATGTATGCAGTAAATGAAAGACAATTGCCAGAGAGGTTAGGCATTGCTTTGAATCTGGGTTTTAGGTCTTGTTACTCTTTCCTGGTTGTTTCTTCCTACTAGTGGAAACTTAGCTTGCTTaaacaagataataatgaaaaatttcctgccattttttaacagaaaagataataaagtaaaaataattgacTGCTGGTTAGAAATTTTGTTAGTTTGTTGCTGTTAAAAAGGTGTTGTTAGAATAGCTTCATTTCTGTGCTTGCTTTCAGGTGCCAGTTCATCTATTCACTGCAGCTTGTTCCATTGCTGCTGATCAAATTACATCTCATTCTTAGGTGATCTGATGACTGGCTTCTACTCAGATAAGTTAGAAGTGTCTTCTGTGTGTCTGTAACAGACTGATAGTATAAGGTTCTGAATGTCCTGGAGAGCATACTCAACTTTAGATTTAGAACTCTAATCCatgtttttcagaaatctgttttaaacTGTTTGATTTGATGAGATAAATAGGAGGGACTGACAATATCACCACAGATTTACCAGCACTACACGCTGGTCTGTGCTGGTTGAATGTACTGTTAAACCAGGGCCTTGGACTAATTATAGTTTCATCCCACTGTACTAGACTTTCCTATCAGAAAGAAATATGTATGCAATAAAACcaagtaattttatttgcagttaATATTCTTTCAGTGAGGCTACTGAGAAGTGAATTTCCCATGTAGACTAATCTCTTGGGCAAATAGATAGTGCCTGTGTTGTGCATAAACTGTAGCATGAGCACTGGATAAAAAGCAGTTGGCTGATGCTAGTATCTTCAGGAACAACAACAGAGTCTGTTTGGTTTCAGTTTTTCTATTGTGCTATGGAAGAAAACGAAGATGTGCCAAAAGATTTTATCAAGCTCAAGTCTGAAAAGCTCTCTGTAGATGAAGTGTCAGAGCTGGTTGTTTCACCATACTGTGGGGCAGTGTCTCTGTTCATTGGTGAGTTTAATATCTGTGAGCTAAGTCACTAGACATGTTACTAGTCTAATAAATGTAACTTAGATTGTCCACATCCCAGACTTGTAGTTCTCAAATAAATCAGTTCCTGGTCTGAACCCATTATGTTTAGAAAACAAGTTCTGAATTATTAAAGCGAGACCATGGCAGCTCTTAAATAGCTGCCATGGGCTAAAGTGGTGTGGAGCTTTCTGGCTGATATGGCTATCATAGGACTAAACAGAGCAGTAGCTCTGGAGTAGAGAACCGCCTGGGAGTTGTTCTCCTGTCCCCTGGGATACAACTTGTTCAGGGTGGGAAATGGACTATTGTGGCTATGACAGCCACATGTCCATGCCTGTATGTGAGGTGCTGTAACTCAGGTCTTGGTTAAAAGTGGAGTACTATTCTACCAGTGGGCTGGTGAAGGTCGGGCTGATAGCTCTGTATAGTGCTTAATGTACATGGCACACATATGTAACTGCTATGTGCTTAAACCTTAGTGCTACTAGGCTCCTAAATACtgggaatttaaaaattacGTGGGCAAATGCCGTTATAACCTTATATAACCTTACCAGTTACCACAGAAGATGTCCCAGCCTTGGGCATTGTGGGCTGCAGATCTGTGTAATGTGTAAACTAAATTCTCCCTTTTATAGTAAAGATTTATCTTGTTCAAATAATCTCATTATGCAGCCATGATTAGGGAAGTTGTATATATTTACACAATGCTGACCTTGACTATAGCAAGAGATCCTGGGTTTTTAGTCTGTATTAATGTAGTGTATAATGTGTATTATAAAGATACAATATGTATTCATTTACCCAGTGCTTTTAGTTGATAAATCATTTTTGTTTAGGTACtacaagaaataattttgaaggaaaaaaagtgattcACTTGGAATATGAAGCATATACTTCAATGGCAgagactgaaataaagaaaatctgcaGAGATGTTAGACAGAAATGGCCTTCAGTCAAACATATTGCAGTGCACCACAGGCTTGGGTATGTATGTCCAGACCCCATTCTTCTGCAACTGGAATATCAGTTCTTGTCTGCTGCATGGCTGTGCTTACATAGTTGCAGAACCCACAGGAGTGTTTAGAAACAATAGTGCAGCAAAGCTGGCTGCAGGATCAAGCTCTTGCTCTGGAGCTAAGTTTCAAAAATTTCATGttcaaaaatgtgtttattgGTAGGGTTTACTGGAGTCCACACTTAGCTTGGAAGGATTTTTGATGCTGATGTGATATTTTGAAAGTGGGGAGATATTTCACTCCAGGGAAGGGGAGGCtattggtttattttgttctttattttttaaaggtgtGAAGTTGGcagcactttatttttttcttctctctcctgttGAGGGGCTGCAGAATGTTCTTATTATCAGATTTTAGTCTATTTATGTTACAAAAAGTCTGGACGCTTAGTCTGTGGGGCATGGTAATTGCCAGCCATGCTTGTGAGAGAGCCTCCTGTTGTTCCTTGAGTCTTGGAtaagcattttccttttggttCAAAACGTGGAATACTAGTGTCTGACGTACTCTTGGGCCTTCCCAGTTCAGAGAAGATTTCTTGCTAAAACTAGGAGGATTTGCAGAAATCCTGAAGGAATTTGGGATGTGATTGCAAAGGGTAACTAAGATAAAAGGCCTGAGGGGTAGTTTCTCTAGATTTCCTCTATAGTCCACCGAGAGGGTGGCTGTCATGAGGGCAGGTCAAAGCATTTAGGCTGAGATTTCTTCCTACAGACTGGGTTGAAGGAGTCTTACTATAGAGGGAGGATTGGCAGGCAGATTTTGGGAATGGTACAACTGCAAGGAGAAACACAGAACCTTGTGCTTCTCTTAAGTTTTACACAGCACACCAAGTAGGAAACTTGAGAATCTAAAATCAAAATTCATCAAAAGTTTGGTTTAATTGCAAAATCTGCATAGTGTGGGgcaattaatttcttctttcacaAATTCTTATGCAAACTGAGATGATTTCTTAGGTTTTTAGGTAAGAACTGGCTGTTCTAACTTGTTATTGTTCATTATTAAGCCAGCTTCCAGTGAGTTTCCTATGCATTGTTACAAGTTAACAATTTCCCCCTCTTAATTCCATaggcataattttaaaaaaagaaagaatggaagaaaaaagcctATGTCTGGTGGGTTTATTTATTCTAGAGTGTGGAATTCTAACATCTGGTACTGATTTTGgttgtggttttctttcttttaaaaagtgtataATCTTTTGGATGTGGTTTGACACTTGCTCAGTATGAATGAGTCAGGAGAGCATGTGGCCAGAATACTGACGTGACATGGCTACAACTTTTGGGTGCTCTTGATGTTAAGTGTTAGCTAAAGCTGCTGTTGTTCCTCTTCTCTCCCTAGTGTGGTTCCAATAACTGAAGCAAGTGTAATTATTGCAGTCTCCTCGCCGCACAGAGCAGAGTCCCTTGAAGCTGTAATGTACTGCATCAATACCTTAAAAGCATCTGTCCCTATATGGAAAAAGGTATGTTTGGGGACAAAATCAAATTTAGGCCTGTGCCAGTCTTAGACATCTGGGCTGCCTTAGCAGCGTTCCAGGCAGTAGCAGCTGCTCCTGATGGGTTGTCAGTGTCTAGCACCAGTGACTTTGCTCTATTGCAGCCAGGCCCATTTGTGGAAGGTAGAGCACCTGGAAGGTTCTCCTGGAGCTGTTCCATCTAGCTCCTGTTTATTTTAAGCCATCCTAGGGTGAAAGCAAACGAGGCCTGAGCTGTCCTCTTTTGAGTAGCAAAACTCAGTTCTGCAGAGGCTTGTGGAAGAATTTGGGTCAGCTTTGCTTTGTATAGCATTGCAGTTTGGAAGTAACAGGagcatttctttcctgtctGTTTGCCCCTCATTGCTGTGGCCACGAGAAAGCACAAAGCACTAAGCAGCAGCACGCAATGAGCAGAAGTCCCAAAGCTAGAATAGGCATACAACAGTGAGTGGAGAAACCAGCCCAAATCTAGAAAGAGCTTCATTATATAACTTCAGTGTTGCATGCAAGTAATGAGCATTATATCTGCCTCTTCTCCCTGGCAGAACTTGGTATGTGGTTAACAGTGATATTCCACATATATTACTTCACTTTTCTGATACCTCCTTGAGGAGATGGAGGTTCTCTCAGAATAAATAATCAGGGACTCAGAATTTGCTGCTTAGGACTGGACTGCTGTTGGGTAATCCAGTCTGTTCTTAAGATCTATTAGTAGTGCATTTAGTgtattaatgtaatttttattttaatactgaCATTTTGTTACTTCTacatttttgtcttaaaatgaCGGTACAGTAGGTTAATGTAGCAGCATGACTGCTGTGTACTCTACAGCTATTACATGATTTCTTCTAGATATCTTCATTGAATTGACTTTAGCTTAGGTGGGCCCTTTTAAATTCAGTGGGGATTAGCCTGGGGTTCAGCCATGTCTGTATGTTCTAAGGGTGCTGCCCTCTCTTCTGCTTGTCAGCCAAGTGCTGTGCAGTCCTGATGTGATCAGTAAATGATAGTGGGATGGCTATTGAGTTGTTTGGCCTGGTTTGTAGCTGTATGGAGCAGACTCACAACATTTCCCATTCTTTGTTTATATTACAGGAGATTTATGAGGATGAATattcttggaaagaaaacaaggaatgcTTTTGggcaaattcagaaaaataattgtactcttttgaaaataaagtgcTACTCTTCCTAATGAACATATTTACCTTTGAGTTTTTACAGAGAATCTCTGTTTCTAAATGGTTCTAACGGATGTTTCAATTTCAGTAATTTAGTTTGGACTGAGTGAAATGAATGAGGATTAATTAGGGGTTTTAGGTGTCTTGACTCTCCTTTGGAATTGCCTTTTTGTGCATTTTCCACATGGagtcagtttttaaaagaaccTTCCCTAAAATTCTTTGTTGCAAGGTTTAGACTACTCTGTGATAAATACTGCTCTAATGCTAGTAGTCTTTCTGCTTTGCTAGTCTGTGTTCTCTGGCTGCATGGCAGGTCACCACAGGacaattgcattttttttcaatcttaaAGTTCAGAgaggtttaattttaaatgactGCAGACATAGTTTGCAAACTTTATGCTATTTTGACATTCTTGTAACATGAAAGCTACTTGAAGTAGATGAACTATTTTATTgcagacagaggagaaaatacaaACTATACCCCAGAGTTATTAACTTTTTAGTAGTGCTTATGTTCCAGTAGCTCTGTCTCACAGAAAGactttttctgtgcagctgatACTACGAGTccattgaattaaaaaaatatggatAGATATTGATACAAAGTTAAAGCTCTACCAGCAAAAAGAATTGCCTTAGCAATAACATGCCAATCTCTAACTACTTAATGATGTCTAGACAAAATTTGAAGGTGACTTTTTGGTTGTGTGGTTGTGTAGTTGTGTGGTGttgcaggaagaaaaacccaaagcagCTATTATTACAAATACACAACTATAGTGTAATTATGTTCAGTAATTTGACTTAATATGTGTGGGGATTAAAAGTCATCAAATGGAAtagtttttcaaagaaaagggAGTTTATTGAACTTACTGCAATtcatatatgtatttatattcaCATTTCAGATTTAATCTTATTACAGTTTTTCTCTTGTTACTGTTTTGAAAACTAGTTAAATGAACTGACGTAACGTGCCTGTGTTTCACTGGAAATATTGGGTTATTTGTCTGAGCaaggtaattttatttgtttttctactGTGCCATGGTAGTATTTAGATGCTAAGGGTTCAAAGTCCCATTGTGTGTGGCATTTCTGCTAATGCTGGGAGGCAGTGTTACCTAGTCGTCATTATCAGTGTAGACAAGGTAGATACAAGCGAAGGAAAATAAGGTAATGCGAAATTATTTGCTCCATTGCTCATATGTACATTCCTACATCATATATAGTTACTTATAATCCAGGTGCAAGGTCATACTCCTGAGTCAGGGCAATCCCAATCACAAGTACAAGCTGGAGGGAGAATGGATCAAGACTAACACTGGGGAGAAGCACTTGAGGGTATTTGTGAACAAAAAGCTCAGTATGAGCTGGCAATGTGCAGAAATCTGgctctgtcctgggctgcatcaaaaccAGCGGGGCCAGCAGGTCACAGGGTTTGattctgttcctctgctgtgccctcaTGAGACCCCACTGGAACACTGCATCTGGTTCTGGAGCCCCCAGTGCAAGAAGTTTTgttggaatgagtccagaggaggaccACTAGGTTCATCAGAGGACTAGAACACCTCttctatgaagacaggctgagagctggggttTTTCAGCTTGCAGAAGGCTCCAGAGAAACCTTACATCAACTTTCAGTACCTAAACAGTGCTTACAATAAGTTTGGAGGGGGAATTTTCACAACAagtagtgataggacaagggggaatggctttaagctgaacTGAGGGTAGGCTTAGATCAGATAATAGGaagaaattaggaagaaattctttactgtgagggtggtgaggcactggcacaggtaaGCCCAGATAAGCTGtggataccccatccctggaaaggttcaaggtcaggctggatggagctctgagtaacctggtctagtggaaggtgtcccagcctcTATCAGGATGGTTACAACTTGATgatctgtaaggtcccttccaacacaaaccagtcTTTGATTCTGTAATCATTACATCACACACTAGTGGAGCCTCAGCTgtatattgtattttattgtgTCTGCAAAAATCTACTAACAACTTCTAGCTGCACAAAATGGGGAAAGTAGGtgatgatctttttttttctcccagggaTTTAATCACTTTTAATACTTAGTTACTGTATCTGAATTAAGTAAATTGTAAGGAAACATACAGCTTCAGGCAGAAACATCGTTAAACTGTGCTTATTAAATTACTGATGTGCTTTCCTCAGTGGAAGTCAGTCCTTCatctgcaggacagcagctgcttcttgcATGTTTACAGATACACACTCTACAAACCATGTGCACCGTATTATCTAGGCAGAGCTGGTGAAGTACAAGACtgagtttttggtttttttggaggttGGAGAGAAGCCCTCTG is part of the Camarhynchus parvulus chromosome Z, STF_HiC, whole genome shotgun sequence genome and harbors:
- the LOC115915111 gene encoding molybdopterin synthase catalytic subunit codes for the protein MEENEDVPKDFIKLKSEKLSVDEVSELVVSPYCGAVSLFIGTTRNNFEGKKVIHLEYEAYTSMAETEIKKICRDVRQKWPSVKHIAVHHRLGVVPITEASVIIAVSSPHRAESLEAVMYCINTLKASVPIWKKEIYEDEYSWKENKECFWANSEK